A genomic segment from Brienomyrus brachyistius isolate T26 chromosome 9, BBRACH_0.4, whole genome shotgun sequence encodes:
- the m6pr gene encoding cation-dependent mannose-6-phosphate receptor produces the protein MYIFHKMPVLSLVVLLVLVIEDGEAGNNTSNCKLDSVSKNSQAEKEALGRLEPLTNRNFTVNTGGDEAYTYQFRVCGDAGEIPEGGVVQRDKEGKETVVGRYNVTEAIGGSDWVMLIYKNGSSYDRHCSSEGRKAIIMISCKPGVLAGDLAIILEERQREKNCFYLFELDSSAVCPPVSSKLSLGSILLIIGFTCLAVYLIGGFLYQRLVVGAKGMEQFPNYSFWQEIGNLTADGCDFVCRSRGSREEPPTCQGVATEPLGEESEERDDQLLPM, from the exons ATGTATATATTCCACAAAATGCCAGTGCTGTCTTTAGTTGTTCTGTTGGTCCTCGTCATTGAAGATGGGGAAGCTGGCAACAACACAAGCAACTGTAAGCTGGACTCAGTATCGAAGAATTCACAGGCCGAAAAAGAAGCTTTGGGCAGATTGGAGCCCCTCACAAATAGGAA CTTCACTGTGAACACCGGTGGAGATGAAGCCTACACGTACCAGTTTCGCGTGTGTGGTGATGCTGGGGAAATCCCCGAAGGAGGAGTTGTGCAGAGAGACAAAGAGGGAAAGGAGACTGTTGTAGGGAGGTACAACGTCACAGAGGCTATTGGTGGCA GTGACTGGGTGATGCTGATCTACAAGAACGGCTCTTCGTATGACAGGCACTGTAGCAGTGAGGGGCGGAAGGCCATCATCATGATCTCTTGCAAGCCAGGAGTCTTGGCG GGTGATCTAGCAATAATTCTGGAGGAGAGACAAAGGGAGAAGAACTGTTTTTATCTGTTTGAGCTGGATTCCAGTGCCGTCTGTCCACCCGTATCCTCTAAACTGAGCTTGGGTTCGATTCTGCTGATCAT TGGTTTTACCTGCTTGGCGGTGTACTTGATTGGTGGATTCCTCTACCAGCGGCTGGTTGTTGGAGCCAAAGGGATGGAGCAATTTCCCAACTACTCCTTCTGGCAGGAAATTGGAAACCTGACTGCA GATGGGTGTGACTTTGTGTGTCGATCCCGTGGCAGTCGGGAGGAACCGCCTACCTGCCAGGGTGTGgccactgagcctttgggggaGGAGTCGGAAGAGAGAGATGATCAATTGCTGCCCATGTGA